The DNA window tcgaagaatctaaccgaaagtaaacattctgggaatctacgcgcatcggccttgacgcaagttcaatacttagccaatgagcgcgccgcggcgaagttggccgctgtaagtctcgcagcgctggctggctgagcgagttgcgtgtcccttttttggtccaagccgcaccgtagaccagattagtataggtgcttgattttggtattttgattttacataacattaaacctttcttggggttcatggtcatggcaacagccataataatattatatcatgtataatattacatttcagcatatttgaattacatgtcatcataccaaactgtcatacatttttattcctacatcattctgattgatcacaaccaaacctactatcagtggacacatccaaatgtaagcgcctgttcttgacaacttttaatcgatctaaaaatagcaacttgctgggccctctgccgccaacagacactgtttggcctgtaggtaaaatgtacaatgtattttctgatttgtgcacaaaagctttatttcttttttctttgttttaacataacaatgtttaatgtcactgtatgtttaaaagaccatggtcatatttgtaaaaaaaaatgttaaattagaaaataaataacattttggttcatgatttttcctacacctgtgctaaaaataagaaataaaaatgtcgggtatataagtctctcaaatacagctaggtatgaatggctcggtttgagtttgttgcagttgaccctgcacaatgcgacatatcatgtttttgttgaacaattttgacgtcacccctcccatagggtgacgtatttcacaacttcctgtgttacacaaactctgtgatgaccaattttgacgtcacccctcccatagggtgacggatttcacaactttctacagatgaacaatgttgccttcacccctcctgtgtacacaaactgatgacgtatttcacaacaaaatggcgctgcccatggtcaacctctaaactatccgtatagaatgggggcgtcctcgcccccataataacaaTGGTATATGTCATTCCAAATGTCACGATAACGGGCCCACAAACCCACGAGCTATTAGCGATCAAAAGtgtgacggacggacggacggacggacacacggacggacggacggacggacatacggacggacggacgaacggacggacggatggaaaCACGGACAGATGCCTAACAATATCGATTTGATGTAACACACAACAAatatgtaacaacaacaaaatcattagATTCAAGCGTAGTTTTCACACGCAACGAGTGTCAATGTCAACCTTCTTTTGTACTAAAATTATAAATGGGGTTAGGGTTACGTTTTGTAAACTTATGCAAAAATTTAACGAtcgattttttttgtgtgtgtgtatctaatTGTGTAGACCCAGGTGTGCATTATGTCAAACTTTTATAAAAATTTAACGGTTCTATTAGCAGATATATTCAGTTGAAGTGAGCAGGTGGTCTAATTTTAGCACGTAAAACGTCATGTAAATTAACGAATATTAGCCATTTCAGAAAGAATGGAAACACTTATTCGTAACAAAACCCATCATTTTTATGTGCACAAAGTCGGTATTTACgccacatacaaaaacaagtaTTTGTGATTTTAATTAATGAGTTAGATCCCATATCCAATAGCCTACCCTGATTTACAAAAAAACGTGAAATGTCAACATATTCATGAGCCTGTATCTTAAAAACGCAACGATCGATTTCTCTGGTTTTAACACATTTGTTTTGTCAGACTTTAAACATACATCAGGCAAAATATTGGCGATTTTTAACGGTTGTTTAATCGGTGTCGGATGTCTTTAAGTCAGACAAAATGAATCAAacgtccttgtttttgtttttttcagttcttatttgttttaatgtatGTTATATGCAATCTTTTACATTGCATATGCGCAGAACCAAGCccatacccctccccccccccccccccccccccatgtctCTCTCGTTTTGTACAGCTAATATATAATCATCACGGCCCCTCATTATCATCGATCACCGCAAAGAAAAAGGACTCACGCCATATTATTTTGCGTTTGCAGATGGGTGACGTCAAGATGACGACAACGAGCGTGCTGGAACTGGATGACGTCATACGGCGTCACGCATGGCGGACTCTGGTGAAGCGGTCCAACTTCTTCCGCCGTCTGCTGCTGGAGGAGAACGATTTCTACTGTGACGTGGACTGGACTTCACTCGTCATGGACCACAACGTCTCCAAGTGAGCAAAGAgtagacgatgtttggaaataacatGTATAGATTGTGACAGCGTGAATACACTTGCTTTTAGTGAATCAAACGTTCTCACGTGACATTAtcggccagtcactagcgagggctGTGTCTGGAATACATGGTGAAAGGGCATGTTtgaaaagcttgcctcacttAAAGCGACCCACATACACAACCCATATAAGTGACCCGggccgacagagttatttccggagttcgttTAAGTAGGCCGCgctgtcacgaactgaaacctctgccgCTGAACACTCCTTcgcattgcggtcaatgcgcatgcgccagtcttggacttaaaaaatgcgaccctctgaccgaacgaaccatgggttcaGTAGGGTTAGTGTTAAGGTTAGGATTAGGgaaagggttagggtaagggttatggctagggttaggttgttcacgacctgattaatctccccatgttagcgcatgcgcattggcCGCAATGactgagaaggattgttcaagcagagttttcagttcgtgacagcGGCCCACTGTCACATGGCTCTGAGACCACTGCCGGTTGGTACAGATCTAATCATGAGATGATAAAatgcagggctccccaaacaGTACGTACCTGCCTTTTGTACTCACTAAAAATCGGGGGGAATTCAAGTGACGTACCAAAAATTCGTAGAGGGGATCCTGCGACTAATGGGTGTCCTATAGTTTCACATTTCCCTCCACTGCCATCGTTCCAGGGGGGAGAAACACAGAAGCTGATCTGAGTTTTCATCTTCAcgtcataaggccaaaaaaaaaaaattgtctgtttagggtaacccgaccgaccctatcgatttggcgccgacccaaaaacttttttttgatttcaaaaaaaaaaaaaaagaaaaaaaaagaggtaaaaatgctataaagagacatttggcgtttctttctctccctttctctctgttttatttatacgttagttttgaaacatgtattcatcaatccaacatagcatttacacacacacacacacacacacaaaaaaacaaaaaaacaaactttacctacctaccgaccctactttttttggtcatgttaccctaaacagacaattttttttttttggcctaatgtgtCTGTTGTGTACCTTCTTCTACCTATAGTTCGTCTTTAAAAAATGGACGCAGATGAGCTTCCCTGACCTCCTGTCGACGGCCCCCAACAGTAAGCCTGCAGAAGGGTTTCTGCCTCTTCGGTCCTCAGGTCCCTCCCCCCGACAACTCTCCCAGTCagaagaatgatgatgatgatgatgatgacgatgatgatgatgatgatgatgatgatgatgatgatgaatgagTGCGTCGTGGTGCTTGCTAATATGTTGTGTGTTGTACACAATTAACCTGCGTCCCATTCAAAAACGAAGCTTATATTCATTTGGTTCATGGTAGACTTTAATGAACTTTTCGTGCTGCAGGTTCGACGTCCGCCCCGACAACCGCACGTACCAGACGGACTGGGGCAGCGTCAAGACAGGCATGAAATGGACACCTCTCCACGCGTGTGACTTTGAAAACAGGTAAATGGgcacagtggcgtggtggtaagacgtcagcctcctaattgggaggtcgtgagttcgaatcccggtcgctgccgcctggtgggttaagagtggagatttttccgatctcccaggtcaatttatgtgcagacctgctagtgacttaactcccttcgtgtgtacacgcaagcacaagaccaagtgcgcacggaaaagatcctgtaatccatgtcagagttcggtgtgttatggaaacacgaaaatacccagcattcctactcaacgaaagcggagtgaagctgactatgctctcagagtatagtgtggggaacccaaatgggcaaacgagctcataCGTAACctgaaaattctggaacgctgatgaagaagaagaaaacaggtCTCTAGTCTTACCATACGTAGCTAACCTTAGAGATCTCAGTCTCAGGAGAACAGTTAATTAGTTACTAAAGTGGAGgacattttcttcttttttttcctggaacctcacccccccccccccccccaccaccacctagAACCACCCCTGCTGAACACAGCccatgctgtttttatatgttatactcttactttctcccaagcgcaagacaaattcttctatgaaaattgaagccaataaaatttgagttgagttgaacacgaatacacacatgcaggaaaaaaaaaatgtgtagcaccgtactgtatggcagctcgctttccccagggagaaagcagcccgaatgtccatgagggtaacctcacaggactatataaaatcttatccttatcctcatCCTTCACGATTCCCCTTCCCTTGACCCAGGTCAGAGGCCAAGCAGTCCCACACGTTTCGAGGCAACCGGGAGACGACGACATGGATTGCAGTGGAGCTGACCCAGTCCTACACCATCAACAACGCCGTGGACGTGGATGTCACCTTCCCCACGCAGCTAGGTCACTTCCTGGCGGGCCGGGACACGGGATTCAAGGTCACCAAGGTCAAGGGCAACGTCTTCAAGGAGGTGCTGCATTGGGAGGTCAATTCACAGGTCAGTTTATCGTCAAGGTAATTTTTCAGTCACTTCCCACCTTCGCCCCCTTCAACCAATCATCCAAGCTTATTCCCTGTTTgtatgtttatttgtgtttcTTGGGATTCTTGGGTTTCTAAGGTTTTTCGTTTTGGTTGTTTATTTGGTTGATTAGTTGAATGGGTGGCTAATGCTGTTTTTGAGAGAGTTGTATTTTctcgtttattttgttttgagaaatcacttccccccctatttgtcccattccctcagtatctacgagccatcccgttctctcagatcctcctctgaaaaactccttcgcatccccaaaaccaggaccaagacctttggtgaaagaacctttaggtaccagattccgaccgtctggaactcgcttccaagttctatccgtgactccagcagcctttcctccttcaaaacacaactcaaaacatacctgtttcgtaaagcctttgcttagcctgagtagactctccacaactctattctgttttggaactctctaccctgcatgtgctttatggtctatttgtcaatggtatctttgtgtgtgcgtgtgcgtgcatgtgtgtgtgtgtgtgtgtgtgtgtgtgtacttttaacattgtacgctaagttttgcttagtgcttgggatcttggtgttatgtctcagttaaatgtatgctttgtatgcttgttgatttgtgctagtttattctataatgaatttgtaaagcgcctggagccaattgatgggactcgcgctatagaaaagttatttattattattattattattattattatttattactTCTTTTTGTTTGGGAGTTCTTGTATTCTGTTTTGACATCGTGCTGACTTGCTTACTGGTTAGAGGCAATTGGCCAATGTTGTCAGTCACTTAGTCGTGTAAGACCACAGTAGCAATCAAAACAGTGTGGTTGTGAGATGAAAGCACAGGATTATACGAGTAACTGGGGCAGATGAAGAACCTGTAAGATGTTCAACTCAGTTCTGCTCAATGTCTTTTCCCCCCAACAGTTTTGCTCGAGCCAAACTTGTAAAATTTGTTTTAGGATATGACCGTTTCTGTAGAGTTAAAGCTGATCGCATATTGACGTGTATTctgttcatattttatttttatttttaggtaGAGGTGATGCCGTCATGGAAGGCCCATGCGGAGTTGCTTGCTCGCCAAGAGAGTCACGTGATAGACTTTGAGGCGCGCACCACCCTGACGCTGCCTAATGGTGTCCTGCCTGTCTTCTTCAAACGACGCTCGGACAAATCCACGGCTTATGAGGTACCCGCTCTCGGAGTTTGTCTGATCTTCTCTTTTGTCTACTTTCTTCCACCTTACCTGTTTTGTGGAGAAAATGGTCATTCCTTACTTGTCTTTACCATCATGAAAAGGTCAGCGACAGGCTGACGAAATGTTGATGAAGAATTGACCAAAACCGGTTTCTGTTCtcttgtctttttgttttgaaaaatgtTCTTGAGGGATTTATCAATATATGTCCAAACTCCCTTCACAAAATGCAATGGAAATTGTGTAGACCACAATTCCAAGGTGCTTTGTTTTTTGAACGGGCTTTGTCAGCTAATTAAAGCAGCATTGAACAGAGTTTGTCAATTTAGTATTGGCCCAAAAGTCAAGTTTCACTTGGTGGTAATCTCAGAATGACGGTCAGTCACTGCGAACAGTACAGATCTTAGATATAAAATTGGCTTAACACTTCACATCGCAGTGCAAAGTGGACACCTTTGAAGAGGCCTTACATGAAGAAGAGGGCTGGGTTCTCCAAAAGAGGAGCAACAGTGTTTGATTCACAGATACTTCTTTGGCTGATTCTAACATACTTCTGTATCTGTCCTTGCTGGTCAAAGTTAACAACTTCGAAGAAGCCTTCCAGAAAGAAGGAGAGGGTGGAGCGTTTTTGAAGATTGGTTCACAGATGCTTTTGTATTTACCCTTGCAGGTCAAAGTAGACAACTTCGAAAAGGCCCTTCCAAAAAAAATCACATTGCGAGTTTCTGTATTTGTCCTTGCAGGTAAAAGTAAACGACTTCGAGATGGCCTTCCAGACAGAAGAAGAGGGCGGCGTTCTCAAGGAAGAAGAGCAGGCATTGGTTCACCGGCTGATGGAGGCGGTGCTAGACGAGCACGGCAACAGTCAGACGTCCAGCAAGCTGCAGCTGGTGACTCGcggcacgtgtgtgtgtgtggcctggTCTGACCAGAAGGTGGACATCAAGACGGCCCCACTGTCCGTGTCGGACGGCGATGATGGGGATGTGCAGACGACTGAGGGCGTGCATAGAAACAGCTACCACGTCCAAGTTTAGATCATTGACTGAAGGGGATGGTGTCCCAAGTTCAAGGTGGGTGGGGGGATGGAAAGGAGGGAGGGGATGTGTAGACGACCGAGGGCGTGCATAGGAACAGCTACCATGTCCAGGTTTAGGTCAGATACTGATGActacactggaacccccccccccccccccatcctcctACCTTGTAAAGACCTcccaaacatctgagaaaatcatgtctcaaaaaggagagagtctggaaatgggggtaaatttgttatgtacagaaaatctgagaaaacagggtctgaaaagggagggaggtggggaggggggggggggcttaaaagatgggttccactgtattaaaaCAGACTCcaacagggaaaggggggggggggggggggcgttgttGGTAAAGGTAAATGGGGTGTGGATGGGAGGGGAGGTAATTGCCAACTAAAGTGCATAAGTAGATGACACAAGTAGAGCTACTTTGTGAAGTTTAGATGACTGATGCCAAGAGAAGAAAGGCTTGGGAGGGGAACATGGTACTTACAGACGGAGAACATATAAGCTACCTGGTCAAAGTTCATATGACTAATGAGATGAGTGGGGTGTGGAAGGGGAAAGGAGGACGGAAAGGGAGGGGAGGTAATTGCAGACTGTCGAGGTGCGTAATAACGGCTACCTGACGTCAAAGTTTACGTGAGGGATGACAGTGATCGAAGACTCAATTAAGTTAAAGGTGGGTGGGGTGTGGGGCGGGGGAGAGGGCTAGACTTGTATAACTCCAAATTCAAACATAAGGTGTCGACAAAAAACCGAGAAGTTATTAATTCAACACTTGCTAAAATTTGATGTTGTAGAAAACGGGATAATTGCCTGGTGTTAGCGTGTAAAGATCACATGTAAACTTGGATGTGACTGTGTAGACAACACCTCATGGGATAAATTCATTTACAGCATTATTCTTGCAATTTTGGAGGGTATTACATGTATTCCTTTTTACATGCTTTAACATAATAATGGAATGTAATGGAatgttaagggtggagattttttcgatctcccaggtcaacttatgtgcagacatgCTGCTACCTTACCCCCGTTCGTGTGTAcaggcaagcacaagaccaagtgcgcttggaaaagatcctgtaacccatgtcagagttcggtggctTCCCCTCGAATTTGGCGTatactgcctgaatggcggggtaaaaacggtcatacacgtaaaaattcactcgtgcaaaaacatgagtgaacgtgggagtttcagcccatgaacgaagaagaaggaatTTGTTGCTCAATTAATTATGCAGATTGACATCGAtaggtgtcagttacaaaattaattcagcaaacaaAATCTCTATCTGCACAGAAAGTTGCCAGGCTGAAGatttttggtatatgtccaagtggaaggatgctcttgttccatgtaaaatcctatgATGacttccaagatggctgccatcAGAAAGAATCTTTTAACACTTGCTGGGTCCACTATTCATGTACtcactatttatttgtttattttttctctATAGTTGTAATATTCATGTACAAAAAATAATCTATTTTCActtataaatatatatacatgtatgcacCATATGCCTTTTATATGCGCATGTTTGAATATGCAAATGcatgtataatatatatattatctTGTTCTCGTTGGTTTGTTTTTCTGAGTTTCTCAAAACTTTCTGTGATACCTTGCTGTAACCTCATTCTATACTAATCCAAATAAAGGTGCtatgaaacagaaaagataTTCTCGGTTCTCTCTGCCATCTCTTTCCCATGCAGAATCTCTCGTTCTCACTTCCTATTtcttccaaacacacacacacatatatatgttacagttaatctgtgaaaccagggaatacttgtattaactaggtaatacatgaattaactgacggaaaaaaacagttaattcatgtattacctaaaaatagtttagttaatacacgtattccctggtttcacagaactgtaacacatacacacacactgacacagccacacaaatactgacacacacacacactgacacagccaCACAAATACtgacacgcacccacacacacacacacacacacacacacactgacacagccaCACAAATACtgacacgcacccacacacacacacacacacacacacacatacactgacacagccACACAAATACTGACAcgccacccacacacacacacacacacacaaccaaatgAAGCATCAGGCCACATCTTATATTTCAAAttcagatttaaaaacaatgtaaaTTGTATCACAAATCAAAATGCTGATTGGACATTATAACAAGAAATGCTTTTGTTCTGAACTTCAACATTTGTAAAAACCAATATACAACATATCCCGAGATATCTTCATAGCCTGATCAGAAATTAATTAAACTGTTTCCAAACAGAAaaatgttatatatatatatatatatatacaaacacaacTGCATGCAATAATACTGTTGAAAATAACAAAGAACAGAAACACTGCTAGATCAGAGCAAAAGCAAATTTCACAAAAATGTTGGTCAGCTCATAAACATTTCAAATAGCATTTCAATGATAGCACTGTGCAGTGTAAATAAAACTTGATTGTGCAAATGTCATTTGCACAATCAAGTTTTATTTACACTGAACAATGCTATCACAAACATGGTGTAGATGGTCCAAAGGTAAGCAATGATCCAAAGTTCAAATAGCAATTATTTCAAATATTAAATTAAATGGTCTGAAGATAATGATTCaggaagctctctctctctctctctctctctctctctctctctctctctctctctctctctctctctctctctctctctctctctctctctctctctccctctccccccctctctctctctctccctctctctctctctctctcacccacacacaaatcCACATGACAACTCAGGTCATATTACACATTTCAAattaaaatgtaaaaaacaaggcAAATTTGTATCACATAATAAAAACTGCTATTGGGACATTTTAATTGTCAGAGATACCATCTCCCTGTGTACACACTCATGTAAACCACTACACATCTGTCCACACCTTTGCATGGAGTCAAACTAAAAGCCTTCAACTTGGAAACATACAAAAACTCAGCAGCCAAGCTGCTTCTTCTGCAGAGCCGgcatttaacaacaacaaaatgcgtATTGACAAAagtgaaattaattcatcccaatacatgggtgggactgaaaactGTCATGAAACCTGAAGAAAGTTAAGAGGGGGTCTGGGGGCTGGCTcccagacgctgaaggatttgtataattaacaaccaaaaaaacgtcaccacagacattacaaATCTGGAATTTCTGGAATAtaacggaagaatcccacccatgcaaaTCAGGGTTCCACATCACGTAGAATTAAGGGTATAATAACCTTTGACCCTCCAAATCACGTACGAGATGCTCTCTGAAGAGGTATAAATACGTAACTGTTTTCTTCCaaagaggtaaaaaaaaacgTACGAGTCAAACGCTGAAAGGGTATAGCCTTTGCTAGTTTACAAGCAACAGCACGCAGGCCGCCTGCTCTACTGAGACCACTAAAGTACACACCGTGTTCGTGCCACTCCTCTGTCGACACTGACACGCCGTGAAGCAgaggttgcctcccttgtcctCAAACTGCGCGATATCTTTAAACTGAT is part of the Littorina saxatilis isolate snail1 linkage group LG6, US_GU_Lsax_2.0, whole genome shotgun sequence genome and encodes:
- the LOC138968225 gene encoding uncharacterized protein, which gives rise to MGDVKMTTTSVLELDDVIRRHAWRTLVKRSNFFRRLLLEENDFYCDVDWTSLVMDHNVSKFDVRPDNRTYQTDWGSVKTGMKWTPLHACDFENRSEAKQSHTFRGNRETTTWIAVELTQSYTINNAVDVDVTFPTQLGHFLAGRDTGFKVTKVKGNVFKEVLHWEVNSQVEVMPSWKAHAELLARQESHVIDFEARTTLTLPNGVLPVFFKRRSDKSTAYEVKVNDFEMAFQTEEEGGVLKEEEQALVHRLMEAVLDEHGNSQTSSKLQLVTRGTCVCVAWSDQKVDIKTAPLSVSDGDDGDVQTTEGVHRNSYHVQV